The Vanacampus margaritifer isolate UIUO_Vmar chromosome 20, RoL_Vmar_1.0, whole genome shotgun sequence genome contains the following window.
CTCTGATATTGACTGGTGTTGGTTCATTTAGTtatctatattcaaaatggattaaatGGACTAGCCCCTCTAAACTgtgggtaaaatggaggaaaataataatttaaaagacGCCGGCCCaacgggcatctgccctgtatacCAGAAGGCCAGTCCAGCCAACAATTAATTGCTCGTCGAGGTGGCAGAAGATACAATTAATTCATCTGTTTAtccattaaaatgtcaaattgtgaGTACATTTACATGTGATTACTTTTAttgtgtgaaaaatgtgtgccaTGACTCAAAGGTTGGGAAGCACCTGTCTTCATCAAAGGTGTTGCAGCCCCTATTCAACAAGgtgaccaccaccaccatttaAAACCATGACGTTTGACAACTTACATAACTTGCGGTGGACAGTCGATCATCTCCGGTGTGCAAGGCAGAAACTCCGGCTGCGCAAAGCTCTGCGAGCCCGCCGCCACGACGCAGCTGACGTTTTTGTGCACGACGTGCGCGCACCAGTTCCTGCGGCGGCAAACGCTCGATTAGTCACGCCTGCCTGCGCGATGGATGGACGCTCGCCTTTTACGcagcttaaaaatatatatttaaaacgaGACTTACTTGTTTCTTTGGCGCATTTCGGGGGGCGAGTGCGCGCCCCCATGCCTGAAAGGGGTTCCTTGTGAGACTTGGGCGCTTGTAAAGAGGACGACGAGCGGCAGGACGCGGATGCAAGACTTCTTCATGGCGACTTGAAATGTCCCCAATTAGTGTCCGAAGCTCCAATGCGGATCTGACCCAACTCCACTCCAAACTCCTGTGACGTTTAGGGTGTACCCCAACCACCAGCAATGAATGACTAACAAACAATCCCACACGCCTTTTTTCATGACGTCACTCTCCAAACATTCGGgcataacattaggtacacctgcttGCACGAGAGctgcaagaaaagaaaaaaaatcaacatcgtAGTCGTATGAAGGGTTTATAAATTTTTAATGTGTCTTATCAATAAGTTTAAGGCTCAGTTAACCAGCTCCAAGTTTCTTGCCTGCCAAAGTCAGTAAACTTTTAACATGACTGCCTGACCCATGCGTAAACTCGCCAAATAGTGAGCAAAAAGActtgtaaaatgttgacaggCAACCACAGAACATTACTGCCTGGATATTAACGGTcgacccatttttttctttacaaaaaaaaaaaggctaaggtcatttaacattttaacttttttctcgcatttttttttaggcccatGATTAGAATTCGGCAACTTTGTGTACGCCTGCCTTAAAAGGTTTGATTTCCGGAAGACAATGTAACGAGGGCAAAACACCAATCAGCTTGCTCGGTTCCAATGCTGCATTGCATAAACTTCGGAAACTCAAAAGTCAAGACACAATTACTTTTGTTCAGtggaaagtaaacaaaaacaagaagcgcGACCATGATACGTAAGttgtttggcaaaaaaaactaaaaactattgAATTTAAAGATTGCGATTAGGAATACATTGAGATACTTTTCCAGTTTGACGTTAAAAGTTCCCAATCTCCGAGTGTCATGGAACGCACCATcccaatgttgtgtttggagcTAATGGCGGCATCCAGCGTGAGCCGAAGACTAAAGTGAAAACAGCAAACATAAGAACACGTTTGCGgttttaataaaaaagaaaagaaaagctgagTATTCGGACAATGTCGTTGGTGGTGGAGGACACACATGGGTGGCTATTGGACGCCTGCTCGCTCATCGACCAGGCTTACGTACGCTGTTTTCGACTGCATGGCGACCTCAAGTCAGAATTCGTGGCACGCTTTAAAAGGCAATACTTCCACATTTTAAAGAGTCATGCAGGCGGGGggaacaataacaataaagttAGTCATTATAATGTGCATGCAGAAAACCAAGACGTCTTGCAGAGGCAAGAGAGACCTTCAAAGGTAACTCATAAACCAGTTTACTACTATATGAAAAATGAGACATTACTTTCATAAAGAGACCCCacggtcaatttttttattgcgattcattgttttgtttttttcagaagCGGAAGCGAAAGCACAGTGAGCTCAACCAGGGAGAGATCGATTCCAGGGTCTTTCATGAAAAGGTAAGTGGGGTTAAGTAGACGTCGATCGAAATTTAGTCGATGATTGATTGAAATTTGCCTCTTATAGTTGATTAATATGTCATTTGTTGTTTTCACTAATTGGTGAATcaggtctaaaaaaaattctatccaTTTAATCAAATAGGGATTTATATAATATAGGGAACTTCTTGTGTCCATGCAGGTCAGAAGTGTCATTCTGGAGGGAACCAAGTCCCTGGTGGAGTCTGCCACACTTTTGGGCTTCCTGCATGGAGGGACGGATGCTGTAAAGGACCCCCTACCTAATCCTGAATGCAATCTGGCCAATTTGTGCGACATGGCCAAAGAGCTCCCTCTTGTGGACGCTGAGGACGAGGAGCGCTGCGTCCAGTTCCTGGACGACAGTGGCGACACGTCCCATCTGGACTTGTTCTCCTGCGTGACGGAGAACCCGGCAGAACAggcggtgatgatgatgatgatgggtgAGGAGTACGTCATCCCTCCGCGCGCGGCCTTCCTACTCTCGGATTTCTCCCGGATGCAGCCGCTCCTACGATGtgagtcccaaaaaaaaaaagaaaaatgggaagAAGTTGTTGACGCGCTTGTTTTCCACCCCACGCAGATGGACGCAAGTTTGACGCTATTGTCGTGGATCCGCCATGGGAAAACAAGTCTGTGAAGAGGAGTCGAaggtgatttttaattttttctaaaACTCAGTCATTTGTGGGAATCTCACTCGAGTCAAGCTATTCATGTCTGTACAGGCCGCCATTTTGAGACTCTTGCATTGGATCTTGATTGGCTGTTTCCTCCATTTTATGTCCTGGAAGATACACTTGTCTGCCTTCGTCTCAGTTGAAAAAACTCCCCGTACCCTGCTTGGCGTCCCCCGACAGCCTGGTGGTCACATGGGTGACCAATCGACCCAGTCACCTGCGCTTCGTCCGTGACGAGCTGTACCCGCACTGGGGGGTGGAGGCCGTGGCCCAGTGGTTTTGGGTTAAGGTAGGCAGGAAATGGAAACCGTCACATTGTTAAGTCTTTTCCGGGAGAAGTGACGTTAGAACTGTACGGAAGCGGATTAGAGTTAGtgaagagggagaaaaaaaaggtgggcaggtttctgactttattctcagcattttgactttaaagttagaattctgagattaaagtcagaattttgagatcaAACTCACAgtattctgtgattaaagtcagaattaaaaaattgtaatcaactgacgcccctaatttttttaataatcttttattttttttacatcgtgagttaacgagtaaagtcatgcaattaattacgataaaaaaatgtaatcacctgacacctaatttttttctttaaaaaaaaaaaaagatttaaaaaagaaaagattattaaaaattaggggcgtcaggcgattaaaatttgtcatcgtaattaatcgcatgacttaaatagttaactcacgattttatatctgttctaaatatacaataaaaaaattccaggcaaaagtgttaacaaaagtggaaaaaaatgttcaactaatagaatgaattttttacgtctatagccgtcaatggcagggaatgagctaaagtaaaaaattctcactttaaagtcaaaattctgaaaataaagagAGAATCCGGACAacccttttttctctcttcactggccatAATCCTCTTCCGTGTAACtaaaatttttcaaaaaaaataacggTTGCAAAATGTGTCCACTAGAGGTCGCACTGACGACCACTTCAAGAACAATCTGAAATTGCACTTGTATATGGTAAATCTGCCAAATTTCAGGACTctcaaacgatttttttttccttttgcagGTGACCGCAGATGGTCGGTTTGTGTTCCCGCTGGATTCCCCGCACAAGAAGCCGTACGAGGTTCTGATCCTGGGGCGATATCGCGGCGAGTCCCGGTCAAGGTGACTTTGACTTTTCGCGGCCTTGAAATAAGAATGAAACGTAAACATCAATTTGACCATTTGTAATCAGCCCCTCAGAAGGGCGCGCCGGCGTACCCCCCGTGCAAGACCAGCGGCTGATTGTCAGCATCCCGTCGGTTCTCCACTCCCACAAACCGCCACTCGCAGGTAAACGTGACCTTTGGAGCCCCGCCCATTTGCACTTCACTCATCATCTATTCTGGCTTTTCTTCTGTGGAGCCTATCGTCATATTTGTCTATTTTGaacaccatttaaaaaaaaaaaggtgtggttTTTAAAAGTTTGTGCAGAGATGTTCTTTATACGACCACTAGAGGGCACCATAGCAGCATCAATGAGCTCCCGTGCTCTGTTGCAAAAACGCTTTGACACTTGAGCaacttccgttttttttttttcctcgagtGACGCTCCACTGACATTTGTGTCACACTCTTGTTATGTTGAGGATCAAATGGACCCATTCTTGTTCTTTTGCTTGGAAGCATACAACGACAATGGTTCGTTTTAAGGCTGCCTGattatggaaaaataataataatgacgattattttggcaataattgaaatcacgaccattcaaatgattatttattttttggtataaaACAGGAAAATGTTTAAGTatctaaaaatattaagac
Protein-coding sequences here:
- the mettl4 gene encoding N(6)-adenine-specific methyltransferase METTL4: MSLVVEDTHGWLLDACSLIDQAYVRCFRLHGDLKSEFVARFKRQYFHILKSHAGGGNNNNKVSHYNVHAENQDVLQRQERPSKKRKRKHSELNQGEIDSRVFHEKVRSVILEGTKSLVESATLLGFLHGGTDAVKDPLPNPECNLANLCDMAKELPLVDAEDEERCVQFLDDSGDTSHLDLFSCVTENPAEQAVMMMMMGEEYVIPPRAAFLLSDFSRMQPLLRYGRKFDAIVVDPPWENKSVKRSRRYTCLPSSQLKKLPVPCLASPDSLVVTWVTNRPSHLRFVRDELYPHWGVEAVAQWFWVKVTADGRFVFPLDSPHKKPYEVLILGRYRGESRSSPSEGRAGVPPVQDQRLIVSIPSVLHSHKPPLAEVLKPYMKADGECLELFARSLQAGWTSWGNEVLRFQRSSYFTLTPPPASRSSPTIATQL